In a single window of the Mus caroli unplaced genomic scaffold, CAROLI_EIJ_v1.1 scaffold_13708_1, whole genome shotgun sequence genome:
- the LOC110288976 gene encoding olfactory receptor 5K3-like, translated as MTEDNYSLATEFILIGFSDHPDLKTLLFLLFSAIYLVTMVGNLGLVAVIYMEPRLHTPMYIFLGNLALMVSCCSCAITPKMLENFFSVDRRISLCECMVQFYFLCLAETADCFLLAAMAYDRYVAICNPLQYHSMMSKKFCLQMTTGAYIAGNIHSMIQIGFLFRLTFCRSHIIKHFFCDVLPLYRLSCVDPYINELLIIIFAGSVQNFFIIIVLISYFCILFTIFTMKSREGRNKALSTCASHFLSVSIFYGSLLYTYIRPGSINGGDEAMPVAIFYTLVIPLLNPFIYSLRNKEVINVIKRTINKG; from the coding sequence ATGACTGAAGACAACTACTCCTTGGCAACAGAGTTCATCCTCATAGGATTCTCAGATCACCCAGACTTGAAGACACTTCTGTTCCTGCTGTTCTCTGCCATCTATCTGGTCACCATGGTGGGGAATCTTGGGCTGGTGGCTGTGATCTACATGGAGCCTcgtctccacacacccatgtacatcTTTCTGGGCAACCTGGCTCTGATGGtctcctgctgctcctgtgcCATCACTCCCAAGATGCTAGAGAACTTCTTTTCTGTGGACAGAAGGATTTCTCTCTGTGAATGTATGGTACAGTTCTATTTTCTCTGTCTTGCTGAAACTGCAGACTGCTTTCTTCTGGCAGcgatggcctatgaccgctatgtggccatatgCAACCCTCTGCAGTACCACAGCATGATGTCCAAGAAGTTCTGCCTTCAAATGACCACAGGAGCCTACATAGCAGGAAACATACATTCCATGATTCAAATAGGGTTCTTGTTCAGGTTAACTTTCTGCAGGTCTCATATAATCAAGCACTTCTTTTGTGATGTCCTTCCCCTATACAGACTCTCGTGTGTTGACCCTTATATCAATGAACTGTTGATAATCATCTTTGCTGGTTCAGTTCAAaactttttcattattatagTCCTGATTTCTTATTTCTGCATCCTTTTTACTATATTCACAATGAAGTCcagagagggaagaaacaaaGCTTTATCTACTTGTGCATCCCACTTTCTGTCTGTGTCAATATTCTATGGGTCTCTTCTCTACACATATATTCGACCAGGTTCTATCAATGGAGGAGATGAAGCCATGCCTGTTGCTATTTTTTATACTCTGGTAATTCCTTTATTAAACCCCTTTATTTATAGTCTGAGAAATAAGGAAGTAATTAATGTGATTAAAAGAACCATAAACAAAGGATGA